A window of Dehalococcoidia bacterium contains these coding sequences:
- the trpB gene encoding tryptophan synthase subunit beta — MLPDEKGYFGEFGGRFVPETLIPALDELSAAYEKYREDPGFLSRLSALERDYSGRPTPLYHAQKLTEYCGGAQVYLKREDLAHTGAHKINNALGQGLLAEAMGKRRIIAETGAGQHGVAVAAVCSMLGQQCIVYMGEEDVQRQSLNVFRMKLMGAEMRPVSSGSKTLKDAINEAIRDWVSNVANSYYLIGSVVGPHPYPLMVRDFQSVIGRESRLQVMEKCGRLPDCIVACVGGGSNAIGIFHPFIEDRGVELIGVEAAGRGLETGKHAATLAAGRTGVLHGARSCLLQDDGGQVLETHSISAGLDYPGVGPEHSYYKDRNRVKYVSAGDEEALEAFQLLSRLEGILPALESSHALAYTIKLARDMDKSNLIVVNLSGRGDKDVQVVAGALGVQL, encoded by the coding sequence ATGTTACCCGATGAAAAAGGCTACTTTGGAGAATTCGGAGGCAGGTTCGTGCCCGAGACGCTGATACCGGCGCTGGATGAGCTGTCGGCCGCCTACGAAAAATACAGGGAAGATCCCGGGTTCCTGTCGCGACTGTCAGCGCTGGAGCGCGATTATTCGGGCCGGCCTACTCCGCTGTACCATGCGCAGAAGCTGACTGAATACTGCGGAGGTGCGCAGGTCTATCTTAAACGGGAGGACCTTGCTCACACAGGGGCGCATAAGATCAATAATGCCCTGGGACAGGGGTTGCTGGCGGAAGCCATGGGCAAGCGCAGGATCATCGCCGAGACCGGCGCCGGGCAGCACGGAGTGGCCGTGGCCGCAGTCTGCTCCATGCTTGGACAGCAGTGCATCGTTTACATGGGTGAGGAGGATGTGCAGCGCCAGTCACTGAATGTCTTCCGTATGAAATTGATGGGGGCGGAGATGCGCCCCGTCTCGTCCGGCAGCAAAACACTCAAGGACGCCATCAACGAGGCCATCAGGGACTGGGTGAGCAATGTGGCTAACAGCTATTACCTGATCGGCTCGGTGGTGGGGCCGCACCCCTACCCGCTGATGGTGCGCGACTTTCAATCGGTGATCGGCAGGGAGTCCCGCTTGCAGGTCATGGAAAAATGCGGAAGGCTGCCCGATTGCATCGTAGCCTGCGTGGGAGGCGGCAGCAATGCCATCGGAATTTTCCATCCTTTTATCGAGGATAGAGGCGTCGAATTAATCGGAGTCGAGGCGGCCGGACGCGGTCTGGAGACAGGCAAACACGCTGCCACTCTGGCCGCCGGCAGGACGGGTGTGCTGCACGGCGCCAGGTCCTGCCTGCTGCAGGATGACGGCGGCCAGGTGCTGGAGACGCACAGCATCTCGGCAGGCCTCGATTACCCCGGCGTCGGACCGGAGCACAGCTACTATAAAGATCGTAACCGTGTGAAATACGTCTCGGCCGGCGATGAAGAGGCGCTGGAGGCCTTTCAATTGCTCAGCAGGCTCGAGGGCATTCTGCCGGCGCTGGAATCATCTCACGCCCTTGCTTACACGATTAAGCTGGCACGGGACATGGATAAGAGTAATCTGATCGTCGTCAACCTCTCCGGCCGGGGAGATAAGGACGTCCAGGTCGTGGCCGGCGCACTGGGGGTACAGCTATGA
- a CDS encoding AMP-binding protein produces the protein MNQYSWFKSYDKGVPQTLQPYAEKTLLDCFIEAVGEKPGNPMVLFKGRKVSYSEMHRLSESLAAALIANGVKKGDVVALVLPNCPQVVYCHLAIWKVAAIASPINPLYSASELERSLNECGANVVICLSTFYRKIKNIQSATKVRLIISTEIKEYLPWFLSLAFTLIEEKKGGHKVKPYAGDLRLKDLLKQYRESHPPQMRIDPSDPALLLFSGGTTGTTEAAVGTHHSLYIAGLQLTTWVKSIMVPWEDIILATIPMFHVFGNVALMSSAIVNRNPLALVPNPRDINDLVATIKRVKPTFIPGVPTLFFALCNHPAVKSGKVSFKKAKFCVAGGAPLLTELRDRFFQVTGARLVEGYALTESMLAAVITPVEGTQKDGAVGLPLPDVILKIVDAETGNKEMATGESGEILIKAPQIMQGYWQRPKETAEMIRDGWLYTGDIGYLDDDGYLYIQSRKKQLIKCGGFQVWPRQVEEVLISHKAVVDVIVAGIPDPYQGEAVKAWVVLDGIPCTEEELRAFCKERLTGYKVPRHIEIRESLPKSAVGKPLSRILIDEENARSQ, from the coding sequence ATGAATCAGTACTCATGGTTTAAAAGTTACGATAAGGGTGTACCGCAGACACTTCAGCCATACGCAGAGAAGACGCTGCTGGACTGTTTTATCGAAGCAGTTGGAGAAAAGCCGGGCAATCCCATGGTTTTGTTCAAAGGCAGGAAGGTTTCCTACAGTGAAATGCACAGGCTGAGCGAATCTCTCGCAGCCGCTCTTATAGCCAATGGTGTTAAAAAAGGCGATGTGGTAGCCCTGGTTTTACCCAACTGCCCGCAAGTAGTGTATTGCCACCTCGCCATCTGGAAAGTTGCTGCGATCGCCTCTCCCATTAATCCGTTGTACTCGGCGTCCGAATTGGAGCGCTCACTGAACGAATGCGGCGCTAACGTGGTGATCTGTTTAAGTACATTTTACAGGAAGATTAAGAACATCCAATCAGCAACAAAAGTGCGGCTGATAATCAGCACGGAAATAAAAGAATATCTTCCATGGTTCCTTTCACTGGCCTTCACACTAATTGAAGAGAAAAAGGGCGGGCATAAAGTAAAACCGTACGCCGGGGACCTGCGCTTAAAAGATCTGCTGAAGCAGTATCGGGAGTCCCACCCCCCGCAGATGAGAATAGATCCCTCCGATCCTGCCTTGCTGTTATTTAGCGGCGGCACTACGGGTACGACTGAAGCCGCAGTCGGCACCCACCATTCGCTTTATATCGCCGGTCTCCAGCTCACCACCTGGGTAAAATCCATCATGGTGCCGTGGGAAGATATCATCCTCGCCACCATCCCCATGTTTCATGTTTTTGGAAATGTCGCTTTGATGAGTTCAGCCATAGTCAACCGCAATCCGCTGGCGCTCGTACCAAACCCCAGAGATATTAATGATCTTGTAGCCACAATAAAGAGAGTTAAGCCTACGTTCATACCGGGCGTCCCCACGCTTTTCTTTGCACTATGCAACCATCCAGCCGTCAAATCGGGCAAGGTCAGTTTCAAGAAAGCCAAGTTCTGCGTGGCAGGTGGCGCGCCGCTACTGACGGAACTGCGAGACCGCTTCTTCCAGGTGACCGGCGCGCGCCTGGTTGAAGGATATGCTCTCACGGAGTCAATGCTTGCCGCCGTGATAACACCGGTCGAAGGAACACAAAAAGATGGCGCGGTGGGGCTCCCGTTACCCGATGTAATTTTGAAGATCGTCGATGCCGAAACCGGTAATAAAGAAATGGCGACCGGTGAATCAGGCGAGATCCTCATCAAGGCGCCGCAGATAATGCAGGGCTACTGGCAAAGGCCGAAAGAGACGGCTGAAATGATCCGCGATGGTTGGTTATATACCGGGGACATCGGTTACCTGGACGACGACGGCTATTTATATATACAGAGCCGTAAAAAACAGTTGATCAAATGCGGCGGTTTCCAGGTATGGCCAAGGCAGGTGGAGGAAGTGCTTATCTCCCATAAGGCCGTGGTGGATGTGATCGTAGCAGGTATCCCGGACCCTTACCAGGGCGAAGCCGTAAAGGCATGGGTAGTCCTTGATGGTATACCCTGCACGGAGGAAGAGCTGCGAGCTTTCTGCAAGGAGAGGCTGACGGGATATAAGGTGCCGAGGCATATCGAGATAAGGGAGAGCCTGCCCAAATCAGCCGTGGGTAAACCCTTAAGCAGAATATTGATCGATGAGGAGAATGCCAGGAGCCAATAA
- the trpA gene encoding tryptophan synthase subunit alpha, whose product MSRISGVFRNKKHKALVAYITAGYPDVEATVQAALMLAESGCDIIELGIPFSDPMADGLTIQHSSHLALLNGVTTRTCFEIAGRIRSKSDVPLVFMTYLNPVVSYGVEKFCADCAATAVDGLIIPDLPPGELPAYDAAAKERGIDTVYFVAPNSSGERIRLVAQHSSGFIYMVSVTGVTGVREGFSTGLGEVSSKVRQVTDIPLCIGFGIAAPQQAAEAAALSDGVIIGSRIIQIMEKEGPPYRELGEFIRQVRASIDGAAA is encoded by the coding sequence ATGAGCCGCATATCGGGGGTGTTTCGAAACAAAAAACATAAAGCCCTGGTCGCCTATATAACAGCGGGGTATCCGGATGTAGAAGCCACCGTCCAGGCAGCTTTGATGCTGGCGGAATCCGGCTGTGACATCATCGAGCTGGGTATTCCCTTCTCCGATCCCATGGCCGACGGCCTGACCATCCAGCACTCCAGCCATCTCGCGTTGCTCAACGGTGTTACCACCAGGACATGCTTCGAAATAGCCGGACGCATCAGGAGCAAGAGCGATGTACCGCTGGTCTTTATGACCTATCTCAATCCGGTTGTGAGCTATGGCGTGGAGAAGTTCTGCGCAGATTGCGCTGCCACGGCGGTCGACGGGCTGATCATACCCGACCTGCCGCCCGGCGAGCTGCCTGCATATGATGCTGCCGCAAAAGAACGAGGTATCGATACCGTTTACTTCGTGGCGCCCAACAGCTCGGGGGAACGTATCCGCCTGGTGGCGCAACATTCAAGCGGATTCATTTACATGGTGTCTGTGACGGGCGTGACCGGCGTGCGGGAAGGCTTTTCCACCGGCCTGGGGGAAGTGAGCTCAAAGGTGAGGCAGGTTACCGACATACCGCTTTGCATCGGTTTCGGGATTGCCGCTCCACAGCAGGCGGCTGAGGCGGCAGCACTGTCCGATGGCGTGATAATAGGCAGCCGCATCATACAGATCATGGAAAAAGAGGGTCCGCCCTACAGGGAGCTGGGCGAATTCATCAGGCAGGTCAGGGCAAGCATCGACGGCGCCGCAGCGTAG
- a CDS encoding phosphoribosylanthranilate isomerase yields the protein MTIVKICGVTSAEDAVSVAGLGADMIGLVLAHSRRQVEVQQAVEIVRRVRRLPQRIAVAGVFVNEPPQSVNDIAAYCGLDLVQLSGDEGWEYCGALKTPFIKVIHVTQSSNLEKVMQDVEAGYRAVRNRPFICMLDCKTNDGYGGGGRSFDWDIAAGACARFPLMVAGGLSPANVRQLIRRAGPAGVDVSSGVESAGSKDIEKVRDFIRAVRLTGGRPAEGRRLLKTILLEGERYVTR from the coding sequence GTGACAATCGTTAAGATATGCGGCGTCACCTCGGCAGAGGATGCCGTGAGCGTTGCCGGTCTGGGCGCGGATATGATAGGGCTGGTCTTAGCCCACAGCCGGCGGCAGGTGGAGGTTCAACAGGCCGTTGAGATAGTGAGGCGTGTAAGACGGCTGCCGCAGCGTATCGCTGTGGCCGGCGTCTTCGTCAACGAACCTCCGCAGAGTGTGAATGATATAGCGGCATACTGCGGCCTGGATCTGGTCCAGCTCAGCGGTGATGAGGGCTGGGAATACTGCGGCGCGCTTAAAACACCCTTCATCAAAGTCATCCACGTGACGCAGAGCAGCAACCTTGAGAAGGTTATGCAGGACGTGGAAGCCGGATATCGGGCGGTGCGCAACCGTCCCTTTATCTGCATGCTCGACTGTAAAACTAATGACGGCTACGGCGGCGGTGGGCGGAGCTTCGACTGGGATATCGCAGCCGGCGCCTGCGCCCGTTTCCCGCTGATGGTCGCCGGAGGGCTCTCTCCTGCCAACGTGAGGCAGTTGATACGCAGGGCCGGTCCGGCCGGCGTCGACGTCTCTTCGGGCGTGGAAAGCGCCGGCAGTAAGGATATAGAGAAGGTACGGGATTTCATACGTGCGGTCAGGCTGACAGGCGGCCGACCTGCAGAAGGGCGCAGGCTATTGAAGACAATTCTATTGGAAGGTGAACGATATGTTACCCGATGA
- the trpD gene encoding anthranilate phosphoribosyltransferase — MIKEAIGSLVSGNSLTMEEASSVMEEIMDGSATQAQLGAFLVALKLKGETADEVAGLASVMRARSSRVSLTGPVIDIVGTGGDGSNTFNISTTSAFVMAGAGLKVAKHGNRAMSSRCGSADVLEALGVKIELKPEQVRQCVEKAGIGFMFAQAFHPAMKYAAAPRREIGIRTVFNILGPLTNPAGAEYLVLGVPGEELGDKIAAALCRMGAKRALVVHGLNGIDELSISGRSVLWEINDGCIASARRYICPEDVGLTSADVGALAGGSPSQNADILRNVLSGERSARRDVVLLNAAAGIYTGGMAGSLTEAVATAETVIDSGEAAGKLDQLIAFSRDLE, encoded by the coding sequence ATGATAAAAGAGGCCATTGGGAGTCTGGTATCCGGCAATTCGTTGACTATGGAGGAAGCTTCCTCCGTCATGGAGGAGATCATGGACGGGTCGGCCACGCAGGCCCAGCTGGGCGCCTTCCTGGTTGCTCTCAAACTCAAAGGTGAGACTGCCGATGAGGTCGCCGGCCTGGCCAGCGTTATGCGCGCCCGATCGAGCAGGGTGTCCCTGACGGGTCCGGTGATCGATATCGTCGGCACGGGCGGGGACGGCTCCAACACTTTCAATATCTCGACCACTTCGGCCTTCGTGATGGCCGGGGCGGGACTGAAAGTGGCCAAACACGGCAACCGCGCCATGAGCAGCCGCTGCGGCTCGGCCGATGTGCTTGAGGCGCTGGGAGTGAAGATCGAGCTGAAGCCGGAACAGGTGCGGCAGTGTGTGGAGAAGGCGGGTATCGGATTTATGTTTGCACAGGCCTTCCACCCGGCTATGAAATACGCCGCTGCGCCGCGCCGCGAGATCGGCATACGGACGGTTTTCAATATACTGGGGCCGCTGACCAATCCGGCCGGCGCTGAATACCTGGTGCTGGGCGTGCCCGGTGAAGAGCTGGGCGACAAGATCGCCGCCGCGCTCTGCCGCATGGGCGCCAAACGGGCCTTGGTTGTGCATGGGCTTAATGGTATCGACGAGCTGTCCATCTCCGGCCGGTCTGTCTTGTGGGAGATAAATGACGGGTGTATTGCCTCCGCCCGCCGGTATATATGTCCCGAAGACGTGGGCCTGACCAGCGCAGATGTCGGCGCTCTGGCGGGAGGCTCGCCGTCGCAGAACGCTGATATATTGCGCAACGTGTTGAGCGGCGAGCGTTCGGCCAGGCGTGACGTCGTTCTGCTAAACGCGGCGGCCGGCATCTACACCGGCGGGATGGCAGGCTCCCTGACGGAGGCCGTAGCAACGGCGGAAACCGTAATCGACAGCGGCGAAGCGGCAGGCAAACTGGACCAGCTGATCGCCTTCAGCCGGGATCTGGAATAA
- the trpC gene encoding indole-3-glycerol phosphate synthase TrpC — protein sequence MILDQILADKRAELAATMQRVPLEKISAIARRAPAPLSLASAIGGTRISLIAEVKKASPSRGLIRPDFDPAEIASTYAEHGAAAISVLTESKYFQGSLDYLKSIKHALRLRRLPLIRKDFIFNPYPVYEARAYGADSLLLIASILDISSLQELLGLAHHLGMDCLVEVHDEADLKKALDCGARIIGINNRDLRTFKVDTAVTRRLRPLVPADRLVVSESGIKAARDITDMEKLKVDAVLIGEALMASPGIGEKIGELFP from the coding sequence ATGATCCTTGATCAAATCCTGGCTGACAAGCGCGCCGAGCTGGCTGCGACCATGCAGAGGGTTCCGCTTGAGAAAATATCAGCGATAGCGCGCCGGGCGCCCGCTCCGCTCAGCCTCGCTTCAGCTATCGGCGGAACGCGAATCAGCCTCATCGCCGAGGTGAAAAAGGCTTCGCCCTCGCGCGGCCTGATCCGCCCGGACTTCGATCCGGCCGAAATCGCCTCCACATATGCGGAGCATGGGGCGGCGGCAATATCGGTGCTGACCGAGTCGAAGTATTTTCAGGGCAGCCTGGACTACTTAAAATCTATCAAACACGCGCTTCGCTTACGCAGGCTGCCTCTGATCAGGAAGGACTTTATCTTCAACCCGTACCCGGTCTATGAGGCACGGGCCTATGGCGCCGACAGCCTGCTGCTGATCGCCTCGATACTTGATATATCGTCATTACAGGAATTGCTCGGACTGGCACATCACCTCGGAATGGACTGCCTGGTCGAAGTACATGACGAAGCCGACCTGAAGAAGGCCCTTGACTGCGGGGCCCGGATCATAGGCATCAACAATCGCGACCTGCGCACCTTCAAGGTCGATACCGCTGTTACGCGCCGCTTGAGGCCGCTCGTGCCCGCTGACAGGCTGGTGGTCAGCGAAAGCGGCATAAAGGCCGCACGGGATATCACCGACATGGAGAAACTGAAGGTCGACGCCGTACTCATCGGCGAGGCATTGATGGCCTCGCCCGGCATCGGGGAAAAGATCGGGGAGCTTTTCCCGTGA
- a CDS encoding aminodeoxychorismate/anthranilate synthase component II, with translation MLILIDNYDSFTYNIYQYLGELGERVVVVRNDRATPAGILDMDPDQIIISPGPSTPLQAGISNDVIRELGATIPILGICLGHECIGYSYGGVICRAARIMHGKSSLVHHNSSGLFDGLPDPFYAIRYHSLVVNRDTLPDCLEVTAWTDDGTVMGLRHREHPVQGIQFHPESFMTQGGKDILKNFLALRRN, from the coding sequence ATGCTTATACTGATCGATAACTACGACAGCTTCACTTACAACATTTACCAGTACCTCGGCGAACTGGGGGAAAGGGTGGTAGTGGTCCGTAACGACCGGGCTACGCCTGCAGGTATCCTTGATATGGACCCGGATCAGATTATTATTTCGCCCGGACCGTCCACGCCGCTGCAGGCCGGCATATCCAATGACGTCATCAGGGAGCTGGGCGCCACCATACCCATACTGGGCATCTGCCTGGGGCATGAATGCATCGGCTACAGCTACGGCGGTGTTATCTGCCGCGCGGCCCGCATCATGCACGGCAAGTCGTCCCTCGTTCATCATAACAGCAGCGGGCTTTTTGACGGCCTGCCCGATCCCTTCTACGCCATCCGCTACCATTCGCTGGTGGTCAACCGCGACACATTGCCCGATTGTCTGGAGGTGACTGCCTGGACCGACGACGGCACCGTGATGGGGCTGCGCCATCGCGAGCATCCGGTGCAGGGCATACAGTTTCATCCCGAATCGTTTATGACCCAGGGCGGCAAAGACATTCTTAAGAACTTCCTCGCTTTAAGGAGAAATTAA
- the trpE gene encoding anthranilate synthase component I — MYHPSLEEVKKLARDGNLVPIYREIVADMETPVSAFLKVSRGKYSFLLESVEGGQRQARYSFIGTEPEKTIIIRAGDQTGPLQAVKAEMDKYKQVQVYGLPILCGGAVGYLAYETSARFEQLPSPDKDPLGLPEAVFMIADTVLAFDHVTHRAIIISNAHIEDDVEAGYARAVSRIDELAERLTAPLPAPAIPHEQSDTRGIQSNFSQQDFEDCVDRAREYITAGEAIQVVLSQRLSTRATADPFDIYRALRSINPSPYMYFLHLDDFDIVGASPETLVRVEDGTVTVRPLAGTRPRGEDYLEDTALADELLHDEKERAEHIMLVDLGRNDIGRISKPGTVEVSDLMEIERYSHVMHMVTNVQGRLSDDFDAFDTLRACFPAGTVAGAPKIRAMQIIAELEPDKRGPYAGAVGYFSHNGNMDMAIAIRTMVIKDGTACVQAGCGIVYDSVPQREYQETMNKARALLKAIEQAGDTSAVRREHAYTDR; from the coding sequence GCCGATATGGAGACGCCGGTCTCGGCCTTTCTCAAAGTCAGCCGTGGAAAATATTCTTTCCTGCTGGAGAGTGTGGAGGGAGGCCAGAGACAGGCGCGCTACAGCTTCATCGGTACGGAACCGGAGAAGACTATTATCATCCGCGCCGGTGATCAGACCGGTCCCCTGCAGGCTGTAAAAGCCGAGATGGATAAATATAAGCAGGTTCAGGTCTATGGCCTGCCTATCCTCTGCGGCGGGGCGGTCGGATACCTGGCCTACGAAACCTCCGCCCGGTTCGAACAACTGCCTTCACCTGATAAAGATCCGCTGGGATTGCCCGAAGCGGTCTTCATGATCGCCGACACTGTGCTGGCCTTCGACCATGTTACGCACAGGGCTATTATAATCTCAAACGCCCATATTGAGGACGACGTTGAGGCAGGATACGCCCGGGCTGTGAGTCGGATCGATGAGCTGGCGGAAAGACTGACAGCGCCGCTGCCCGCCCCGGCCATACCACATGAGCAGTCCGATACACGGGGTATTCAATCCAATTTCTCGCAGCAGGACTTCGAGGACTGTGTTGACAGAGCCAGGGAATATATAACAGCCGGCGAGGCCATTCAGGTGGTGCTTTCGCAACGCCTATCCACGCGGGCAACTGCAGACCCATTCGACATATACCGGGCGCTGCGTTCCATCAATCCCTCTCCCTACATGTACTTTCTGCATCTGGACGATTTCGATATCGTGGGCGCTTCCCCGGAAACGCTGGTTCGGGTGGAGGACGGAACGGTGACGGTCCGTCCGCTGGCCGGCACACGCCCGCGCGGGGAGGATTACCTCGAGGATACGGCGCTGGCCGATGAGCTGCTGCACGATGAAAAGGAAAGGGCCGAGCACATCATGCTGGTGGACCTGGGACGCAACGACATCGGCCGTATCAGCAAACCTGGCACGGTAGAGGTCAGCGACCTGATGGAGATCGAGCGTTATTCACACGTAATGCATATGGTCACCAATGTGCAGGGCAGGCTCAGCGACGACTTCGACGCCTTCGATACGCTGCGCGCCTGCTTCCCGGCCGGGACGGTCGCGGGCGCTCCCAAAATACGCGCCATGCAGATCATCGCCGAGCTGGAGCCGGATAAACGCGGCCCTTATGCCGGGGCTGTCGGCTATTTCTCGCATAACGGCAATATGGATATGGCCATCGCCATACGCACAATGGTGATCAAGGACGGCACAGCCTGCGTCCAGGCCGGCTGCGGCATTGTCTATGACAGCGTGCCTCAGCGTGAATATCAGGAAACAATGAATAAAGCCCGGGCGCTGCTCAAAGCCATCGAGCAGGCCGGCGATACATCGGCAGTCAGGAGGGAACATGCTTATACTGATCGATAA